The genomic window CTCGACCTTCCGCCTGCTCGCGAGCGGGGCGCGCGACTGGAACAGACAGCTGTTCGATCTCAACGGATTGTCGACCACCGACCTCGACATGCGCCTGTCGGCGGCAAAGCTGACGGTCGGTCCGTCGAAGCTCGGCCGCACCGCGATCGGCGCCAATTTGCGCAACGGCACGCTGGCGCTCTCGGTGGGCGAGGCCCAGATCTTTGGCGGCATCGCCAGGGGCTCGTTCGGCATCGCGCGCGCCGACAGCGTCGCCGACATCAAGGCGCAGTTCCAGTTCACCGATGTCGATCTGCAGGCCTGCGCCACCGAGCTGTTCGGCATCAACAAGCTCTCGGGGCGCGGCAACATCAACGTGTCGCTCTTCGCTTCAGGCTCGAGCCCGTTCGGCCTCGTGCAGTCGCTCGACGGCAGCGCCACCGTCAACGGGCATGACGGCGCGATCGCTGGCTTCAACGCCGAGCAGCTGCTGAAGCGTCTGGAGCGGCGGCCGCTGTCGGGCGGCGGCAATTTCCGCAACGGCTCGACCCCTTATAACAATCTCACCATCGCGGTGAAATTCGCCGATGGGATCGCCACCGCCGAGGACATCCGCATCGAGGGACCCGCGGCGAAGATCACGCTGACCGGCACCGCCTCGGTGCCGACGCGCGAATACGACATGAAGGGCGTGGCGAGCCTCAACACCACGTCCGGCTTTCAATTGCCCTTCATGGTGCAGGGGCCTTGGGACGATCCCCTGATCTTCCCCGACCCCGAAAGCTTGATCCGCCAGTCGCCTGCGGCGTCTCCCTTCCTCGATCTCCTGAAGCAGCGCATCACCGGGGGCGGAAAGCGCCCCGCGCAGGACGGATCGCCGACGGCGGAGAATGCGAAGGACAGCGCCAAATCCAACTAGCAGGCTGTTGAAGAAGTAGCCAATCGGCGGGCGATAAAAGGAATGTCGTCGCCGCCTTCGAGGCATATCTTACCTTCGAGCGAGCCATCGGCGAGCTCTTCTGCCCAACCACGGCCTTTTGCGGGCTCCATCTCGTCGTTGCCATCCCATGTGAACTCGACGGCATCGCCTTCGCAACGGCCGTATATTGCCCCGGTGAGACAATCCAGGGCGAACTCGCCACCATCGTTTGTGAACAGGATGTAAGAGCCCGACCCGGCCATGTCGTGATCGGGCGTTTCCACGACGCGCCATTTGCCCCGCACGCTCATAGCTGCACCGCCAGCAGCTTGGGCAGGCGGATCAGATTGTAGGCGGCAAGCGCCAACGTAAAGACGGCGTCCACACGCTCGCGCCCTCGCAGCTTTACCTTGGCCAGACCGGCGGAACTCTTGATCCATCCGAACACTTCCTCAATCCGCTTGCGGCAGCGTTGGCTGATCTCGTAGCCGGCATGGCGGGTGGAGCGGGCATCGACCGCCGTCTTGCGCGGGACGCCTGTCTTGCTGAGGTGTCCGTCGATTGCGATGTGCGGCGTCACCGATCGTTCTCTCAAGTCGTGCACGAACTGCGTAACGTCATAAGCCTTGTCCGCGCCGAGCGTGACCCGCCGGCCTCTGGGATGGCAATTATCAATCAACGCCAGCGCTGTCTCTCGTTCGGCCGTACCGGTGGCCTGGCTGACAATGCCGCCGACCGCCAAACCATGGCGATTTTCCATCAGAGCATGCCCCATGTAGCAGAGCTTGGCCGGCTGCCCATCGCCCTTCTTGTACAGCCGAGCCTCCGGATCGGTGGTGCTTTGGTGCGTCTTGTTTGAACGCTTCTCCTTGTGGAAGCTGCGCTCAGCGTTACGTCCCGGCCCCCACTGTCGTTGTCGCCTCCATCCCTTCTGCGGAAGCTCTTGATCGAAGCCCACGCCTCAATCAGCGTGCCGTCCACCGAGAAGTGGTCGCTCGACAATAGCCGCTTCACTTTCGGCTGAGCCATTACCGCGGAGAGGAACTTAGCGGCGATCTCACCCTCTAGCAGCCGGTCGCGGTTCTTGGAAAAGGTCGAGTGGTCCCACACCGGATCGTCCACGCCAAGACCGACAAACCAGCGGAACAACAGGTCGAACTCCAGCCGCTCCATCAATTGTCGTTCCGAGCGGATGCCATAGAACGCCTGCAACAACATCGCCCGAAGCAGCCTCTCCGGTGCAATCGAGGGTCGGCCAAAGTCCGTGTAAAGCCCCGCAAATGCCTTCGATAGATCGTCCAGCGCAGCGTTCACAATCTCCCGGATCTTCCGTAAGGCGTGATCCGGGCGAACCCGCGCTTCAAGATCCACGTAACTGAAGAGCGATCCAGACCGCTCGTCCGATCCCCGCATCATGGCCTCCCGATTCAACTATCGAGAGAATCACGTCCACTGCCATCCCGCCAGAGACTTCTTCAACAGCCTGCTAGAGTGATCAACGTCGCTCTCTTAGGGATTGGCAGCCTGCAGGCCACGGGCTCGATTTGCCAGGCTGAATACTGCGACCGATTTTGCAAACGCTGCGTCAAGCGGCCGGTTGCGTCGTCGAGATCCAGCTCTTGTCCTCCCGCACCAGCGCTGCCTCCGCGATCTTCGTCCCGGCCGTGACAGTGCCGCTCTGTCCCAGTTCACGGGCCAGCACCTCGCGGTCACAGGCGTCCTCCCACAGCGAAACGGTGATGGACGCGACACAGTTGCTGATCATGCTGGTCAGCGCCCGCGCCTCCGACATGAAGCGGTCGATGCCGACAAGCAGCGCCACGCCGGTCACCGGCAAATCCGGCATGACCGAGAGGGTCGCGACAAGCGCGACGAAGCCGCTGCCGGTGACGCCGGCCGCCCCCTTGGACGTCAGCAGCATCAGTCCGAGCATCGCCGCGATCTGACCCCATGACAGGTGAATGTCACAGGCCTGCGCAATGAAGATGGAGGCCAAGGTGAGATAAATGGCGCTGCCGTCCAGATTGAACGAGTAGCCCATCGGCAACACGAGCCCTGACACGCCTTTCCGGCATCCGAGCTGCTCCAGCTTGCGCAGCGCGCCAGGCAGCGCCGGCTCCGACGACGACGTGCCGAGCACGATCAGCAGTTCTTCCCTGAAGTAGCGGATGGTCTTCCACAGACTGAAGCCGTTCAGCCGCGCCAGCGTACCAAGCACGACGACCACGAAGACGGAGCAGGCGATATAGAATGTCAGGATCAGCAGTCCGAGCGAACCAATCGAGCGGATGCCGTAGCGGCCCACCGTGAACGCCATGGCGCCAAAGGCGCCGAGCGGCGCGAGCTTCATGATGAAGCCGAAGGATACAAACAGCACGTGAGAGAACGAGGCGACTGCCTTTGTCACCACGACGCCGCCATCGCCGGCACGGCTTAGGCCAAAGGCGATCAGGATGGAGATCAGTAGCACCGGCAGCACTTCGCCATCGGCAAACGCTCCAAAGAACGAATGCGGGATGATGTGCAGCATGAAGTCCGCAAATCCGGTCGCACCTGCCTGCTTGGTGAATTTCGCAGCCACCGACGGGTCCAGCGTACTGACGGAAACATGCATGCCCGCCCCTGGCTGGATCAGCGATACAGCGATCAGGCCGGCCATCAGCGCGAGCACGGTCAGCAGGTAGAACAGCGCCATGGATTTCACCAGCGTGCGGCCGACCTCGCGGGAATCGCTGATGCTGTTGATGCCGCTGACGATGGTGCAGAACACGATCGGCGCGATCATCATCTTGACCAGCTTGACGAAGCCGTCTCCGAAGGGCTTCAGCGCGGCGCCAAATTCAGGCCAGAAATGGCCGGTGAGGACGCCAAGCATGAGGCCGATCAGCACCTGGACGTAGAGAATCCGGTAGAATGGTTTTCGCGGCTCACTGTTCTCGGGCCCAGCCAGCGCTTGCTTGTGCATTCTCGTTTCTCCCATGGCTCTGATTTTCTTGATGGCTGCGGAGGCGGCGGGCTTCAGGCCGCCAAGACCGAATGAGGCACATGCGACCGGCGGGCGAAGACGTGGCCCTCGAAGATCCGCCGGGCTGTCCGCTGCACCCGGGCGACCGGACCGGGCTCCAGCCGAACCACGAGCTGGCCGGAGGGATGAGCGAGCGTGATCGGCACCGGCGGCGCCAGCGGTCCCACCATGTCTGCGGCGATAGTCCCGGGCGTGACACAGGCCGTCGCGATTGCGACAGCGCCGGTCACCGCCAGCGCGCCATGGCAGTCATGCGGCATGAAGTACCGGGTGTTCAACGTCGCCTCGCCCGCAGACGCAATCAGAACCGGCTTCGGGATCACCATTGTCGTGGAATTTGGAAAACCCATCAGGCGCCCGGCTTCGATGCGCAAGTTCTCGAGACGCGCGCGGAAGCCGCTGTCGGCGAAGTCCGAAGGTGCCTCACGGCCGGTCCATCCCAGATCCGCCGCGCGGACCAGCATGACCGGCATCGCCGCGTCGATGCAGGTCACGTCGATCCCTTCGATGCGATCGATCGGTCGTCCTGTCGGCAGCAGGCGACCGGTGCGTGCGCCGGCCGCGTTAGGGAACGACAGTTCGATGGGCGCGGCCGTTCCCGGTACGCCGTCGATCCGCGCCTCGCCCTCGTAAGTCACCCGCGCTCCGGGGGTGGCAACGGTCGCATCAATCAGCTTGCCGGTGTTGACATTGTGGATGCGGACATGGGTGCGATCTGCGGTCGCGGCGACCAGGCCGGCCTCGATTGCGAACGGCCCCACCGCCGCCAGCATGTTTCCGCAGTTCGGCGAGGTATCGACAATCCCTTCACGAACACGTACCTGGGCAAACAGGTAGTCAACGTCGGCGCC from Bradyrhizobium zhanjiangense includes these protein-coding regions:
- the dctA gene encoding C4-dicarboxylate transporter DctA, which gives rise to MHKQALAGPENSEPRKPFYRILYVQVLIGLMLGVLTGHFWPEFGAALKPFGDGFVKLVKMMIAPIVFCTIVSGINSISDSREVGRTLVKSMALFYLLTVLALMAGLIAVSLIQPGAGMHVSVSTLDPSVAAKFTKQAGATGFADFMLHIIPHSFFGAFADGEVLPVLLISILIAFGLSRAGDGGVVVTKAVASFSHVLFVSFGFIMKLAPLGAFGAMAFTVGRYGIRSIGSLGLLILTFYIACSVFVVVVLGTLARLNGFSLWKTIRYFREELLIVLGTSSSEPALPGALRKLEQLGCRKGVSGLVLPMGYSFNLDGSAIYLTLASIFIAQACDIHLSWGQIAAMLGLMLLTSKGAAGVTGSGFVALVATLSVMPDLPVTGVALLVGIDRFMSEARALTSMISNCVASITVSLWEDACDREVLARELGQSGTVTAGTKIAEAALVREDKSWISTTQPAA
- a CDS encoding 4-oxalomesaconate tautomerase: MNDQIAIPCVVMRGGTSRGPFFLARDLPADPRSRDAVLLSVMGGGHDLGIDGIGGGNAVINKVAIIGPPTVPGADVDYLFAQVRVREGIVDTSPNCGNMLAAVGPFAIEAGLVAATADRTHVRIHNVNTGKLIDATVATPGARVTYEGEARIDGVPGTAAPIELSFPNAAGARTGRLLPTGRPIDRIEGIDVTCIDAAMPVMLVRAADLGWTGREAPSDFADSGFRARLENLRIEAGRLMGFPNSTTMVIPKPVLIASAGEATLNTRYFMPHDCHGALAVTGAVAIATACVTPGTIAADMVGPLAPPVPITLAHPSGQLVVRLEPGPVARVQRTARRIFEGHVFARRSHVPHSVLAA